A stretch of the Bacillus licheniformis DSM 13 = ATCC 14580 genome encodes the following:
- a CDS encoding YaaC family protein, whose translation MQDKGWKDLKLFYSVETAQHFLEMVYKNQGMEDAKKNSYKNGERFIFFLKHAEAFYKQAKIATLEIKPILLFYGMAQLLKACLLMTDPSYPSHTSVLAHGVTTRKRKKQNYRFYEDEVKIQRNGLCMHVIRSLFQLSGLEDERFNMKQLLARIPEINKVLAFQRKPNPIVKAAVEDRLIWLPSETPDAYNMSSKRFIEHVEYHLNWSFCREEKEGIIFSAAQKECRPSTSTTLLYDLEHGAYYFPAERDRFLKLPEILVHYLVAYNLSMIARYETEWWYDLLLQSASDDYVIIQQFLHIVESKFPYYIAELLIRKKENNKKDQLI comes from the coding sequence ATGCAAGATAAAGGATGGAAGGATTTAAAGCTATTTTATTCGGTCGAAACAGCCCAGCATTTTCTTGAAATGGTATATAAAAATCAAGGAATGGAAGATGCCAAAAAAAATTCCTATAAAAACGGAGAGCGGTTTATTTTTTTTCTTAAACATGCGGAAGCCTTTTACAAGCAAGCCAAAATCGCTACGTTGGAAATCAAACCGATTTTATTATTTTACGGCATGGCACAGCTATTGAAAGCCTGCCTGTTAATGACAGATCCTTCCTATCCAAGCCATACTTCAGTGCTCGCCCATGGCGTGACCACTAGAAAACGAAAAAAACAAAATTACCGCTTTTATGAAGATGAAGTAAAAATCCAAAGGAACGGCCTATGTATGCACGTCATCAGGTCCCTTTTCCAATTATCCGGATTGGAAGATGAACGATTCAATATGAAGCAGCTTTTGGCGAGAATTCCGGAGATCAATAAAGTACTGGCATTTCAAAGAAAACCGAATCCAATAGTAAAAGCAGCCGTCGAAGACCGGCTCATTTGGCTGCCAAGCGAGACGCCCGATGCTTACAATATGTCGTCAAAGCGTTTCATCGAACATGTCGAATACCATTTAAACTGGTCTTTCTGCCGTGAAGAAAAAGAGGGGATCATTTTTTCCGCCGCTCAAAAAGAATGCCGTCCCAGCACTTCGACTACCTTGCTTTATGATTTGGAACATGGCGCATATTATTTTCCGGCTGAACGGGATCGCTTTTTAAAGCTCCCGGAAATATTGGTGCATTACTTGGTTGCTTACAATTTAAGCATGATTGCCAGGTATGAAACAGAATGGTGGTATGACCTTCTTCTTCAAAGTGCCAGCGATGATTATGTCATCATCCAACAGTTTTTACATATAGTCGAGTCAAAGTTCCCTTATTATATCGCTGAATTGCTTATTCGAAAAAAAGAAAACAACAAAAAAGACCAGCTTATATAA
- the serS gene encoding serine--tRNA ligase, translating into MLDVKLLRANFEEIKQKLAHRGEDLSDFDQFEELDTKRRELIVKVEELKGKRNEVSQQVAALKREKKDADHLIKEMREVGEDIKKLDEELRTVESSLDKIMLSIPNIPHESVPVGETEDDNVEVRKWGELPEFSFEPKPHWDIADQLDILDFERAGKVTGSRFVFYKGLGARLERALYNFMLDLHVDEYGYTEVIPPYMVNRASMTGTGQLPKFEEDAFKIREEDYFLIPTAEVPITNLHRDEILSADELPINYAAFSACFRSEAGSAGRDTRGLIRQHQFNKVELVKFVKPEDSYEELEKLTNQAEKVLQLLELPYRVMSMCTGDLGFTAAKKYDIEVWIPSQNTYREISSCSNFEAFQARRANIRFRREAKGKPEHVHTLNGSGLAVGRTVAALLENYQQEDGSVIIPKALRPYMGNRDVIQP; encoded by the coding sequence ATGCTTGATGTCAAACTGCTGCGGGCAAATTTTGAAGAAATCAAACAAAAGCTTGCCCACAGGGGAGAAGATTTATCAGATTTTGATCAATTTGAGGAATTGGATACAAAGAGAAGAGAATTGATCGTCAAAGTGGAAGAGCTGAAAGGGAAGCGCAATGAGGTATCTCAGCAGGTTGCCGCTTTAAAGCGCGAGAAAAAAGATGCTGACCACCTCATTAAAGAAATGCGCGAAGTCGGTGAAGACATTAAAAAACTTGATGAAGAGCTGAGAACGGTCGAGTCTTCGCTTGATAAAATCATGTTGTCTATCCCGAACATCCCCCACGAGTCTGTTCCGGTCGGTGAGACTGAAGACGACAACGTGGAAGTTCGCAAATGGGGCGAACTCCCTGAGTTTTCGTTTGAGCCGAAGCCTCATTGGGATATTGCCGATCAATTGGATATTCTCGATTTTGAACGGGCCGGCAAGGTAACGGGAAGCCGTTTCGTTTTCTATAAAGGGCTCGGCGCCAGACTTGAACGCGCATTGTATAACTTTATGCTTGATCTCCACGTAGACGAGTACGGCTATACGGAAGTCATCCCGCCGTACATGGTGAACCGCGCAAGCATGACAGGCACCGGACAGCTGCCGAAGTTTGAGGAAGATGCTTTTAAGATCAGGGAAGAAGATTATTTCTTAATTCCGACGGCGGAAGTGCCGATTACGAACCTGCATCGCGATGAAATTTTGTCAGCTGACGAGCTGCCGATCAATTATGCGGCGTTCAGTGCGTGCTTCCGTTCAGAAGCAGGCTCTGCCGGACGTGATACGCGCGGTTTGATTCGCCAGCACCAATTTAACAAGGTTGAACTGGTGAAATTTGTGAAGCCTGAGGATTCATATGAAGAGCTTGAAAAACTGACAAATCAAGCGGAGAAGGTTCTTCAGCTGCTTGAGCTTCCTTATCGGGTGATGAGCATGTGTACGGGCGATCTGGGGTTTACCGCTGCGAAAAAATACGATATTGAAGTATGGATTCCAAGCCAAAACACATATCGCGAAATTTCATCATGCAGCAACTTTGAAGCTTTCCAGGCCAGACGGGCGAATATCAGATTCAGAAGGGAAGCAAAAGGCAAGCCAGAGCATGTCCATACGCTAAACGGATCCGGCTTGGCAGTCGGCAGAACGGTTGCCGCATTATTGGAAAATTATCAGCAGGAGGACGGAAGCGTCATCATCCCTAAAGCGCTTCGTCCATACATGGGGAACAGAGACGTTATTCAACCATAA
- the pdxS gene encoding pyridoxal 5'-phosphate synthase lyase subunit PdxS, with amino-acid sequence MAQTGTDRVKRGMAEMQKGGVIMDVVNAEQAKIAEEAGAVAVMALERVPADIRAAGGVARMADPTIVEEVMNAVSIPVMAKARIGHIVEARVLEALGVDYIDESEVLTPADEEFHLNKNEFTVPFVCGCRDLGEATRRIAEGASMLRTKGEPGTGNIVEAVRHMRKVNAQVRKVVGMSDDELMTEAKNLGAPYELLKEIKAEGRLPVVNFAAGGVATPADAALMMQLGADGVFVGSGIFKSDNPAKFAKAIVEATTHFTDYKLIAELSKELGTAMKGIEISNLLPEQRMQERGW; translated from the coding sequence ATGGCTCAAACAGGTACTGATCGCGTAAAACGCGGTATGGCAGAAATGCAGAAGGGCGGCGTCATTATGGACGTTGTCAATGCTGAACAAGCAAAAATCGCAGAAGAAGCAGGAGCCGTCGCAGTCATGGCGCTGGAGCGCGTTCCGGCTGATATCCGTGCGGCAGGCGGAGTTGCCCGCATGGCAGATCCGACTATTGTCGAAGAAGTGATGAACGCTGTTTCAATCCCGGTTATGGCAAAAGCACGCATCGGGCATATCGTTGAAGCGCGTGTTCTTGAAGCGCTTGGCGTTGACTATATTGATGAAAGTGAAGTTTTGACTCCTGCAGATGAAGAATTTCATTTAAATAAAAACGAATTTACCGTTCCATTTGTATGCGGATGCCGCGACCTAGGAGAAGCGACGCGCCGGATCGCTGAAGGAGCTTCAATGCTTCGTACAAAAGGCGAACCTGGTACGGGCAATATTGTGGAAGCTGTCCGCCATATGAGAAAGGTGAATGCTCAAGTGCGCAAAGTAGTCGGCATGAGCGATGACGAACTGATGACAGAAGCGAAAAACCTCGGCGCTCCTTATGAGCTGCTGAAGGAAATTAAAGCCGAAGGACGCCTTCCGGTTGTCAACTTTGCTGCCGGCGGTGTAGCAACACCTGCTGATGCTGCTCTAATGATGCAGCTTGGCGCTGACGGCGTATTCGTAGGGTCCGGTATTTTCAAATCCGACAACCCTGCAAAATTCGCGAAAGCAATCGTAGAAGCGACGACGCATTTCACGGATTACAAGCTGATTGCCGAGCTTTCAAAAGAGCTTGGAACTGCGATGAAAGGGATTGAAATCTCAAATCTGCTGCCAGAACAGCGTATGCAAGAGCGCGGCTGGTAA
- a CDS encoding glycerate kinase — MKIVIAPDSFKESMTSLEAARSIEKGFKEILPDAEYVNIPVADGGEGTVQALVDATGGDIVYQTVTGPLGKPVKAAYGLLGDGKTAVIEMAEASGLHLVPPEQRNPLLTTTRGTGELILDAAEKGVSQIIIGLGGSATNDGGAGMASALGVKFLNRAGEEIENGGGALAEIAKIDVSGLDPKLKHIQFEAACDVDNPLTGPRGASAVFGPQKGANSEMTAHLDQNLKHYAAAVKAELGCEIDSLPGAGAAGGLGAGLCAFLKAELKSGVDIVLDTLSFSERIKGADLVITGEGKIDGQTVSGKTPAGVAKRACSENIPVIAFAGSLGEGCELVYDIGISALFSIVPGISSLENALADGSSNLTRCARNVAAVWSLE, encoded by the coding sequence ATGAAAATCGTAATCGCACCTGATTCATTTAAAGAAAGCATGACATCGCTTGAGGCGGCTAGAAGCATTGAAAAAGGCTTTAAAGAGATTCTGCCTGACGCCGAATACGTCAATATTCCGGTTGCCGACGGAGGCGAAGGAACCGTTCAGGCTCTGGTTGACGCTACCGGAGGAGATATTGTATATCAAACGGTCACTGGCCCTCTCGGGAAGCCCGTAAAGGCAGCTTACGGCCTGCTTGGTGACGGAAAAACGGCTGTCATCGAAATGGCTGAAGCGTCAGGCCTTCACCTCGTTCCACCTGAACAGCGGAATCCCCTGTTAACGACAACGAGAGGAACCGGAGAGCTGATTCTGGATGCTGCGGAAAAAGGAGTGTCCCAGATCATCATCGGACTCGGCGGAAGCGCGACAAATGACGGCGGCGCGGGAATGGCTTCAGCACTTGGCGTGAAGTTTCTAAACCGCGCTGGAGAAGAGATTGAAAATGGGGGCGGTGCACTAGCTGAGATTGCCAAAATCGATGTGAGCGGCCTTGATCCAAAATTAAAGCATATCCAATTCGAAGCCGCCTGTGATGTTGATAATCCTCTTACAGGTCCTCGCGGTGCCTCCGCTGTATTTGGGCCGCAAAAAGGAGCGAACAGTGAAATGACGGCCCACTTGGATCAAAACTTAAAACATTATGCTGCAGCTGTCAAAGCAGAGCTGGGATGCGAAATCGATTCACTCCCGGGAGCCGGAGCGGCCGGAGGATTGGGAGCTGGCCTGTGCGCCTTTTTAAAAGCGGAATTAAAAAGCGGTGTTGACATTGTTTTAGATACTTTGTCTTTTTCTGAACGCATTAAAGGGGCCGATCTTGTAATTACAGGCGAGGGAAAAATAGACGGCCAAACGGTCAGCGGAAAAACGCCGGCCGGCGTCGCAAAACGCGCCTGCAGCGAAAATATTCCGGTTATTGCATTTGCCGGATCGCTCGGTGAAGGCTGCGAGCTTGTTTATGATATCGGCATTTCCGCTCTCTTTTCGATCGTGCCCGGCATCAGCTCCTTGGAGAACGCTCTTGCCGATGGAAGTTCAAATCTTACGCGCTGTGCGCGAAATGTAGCCGCCGTCTGGTCACTCGAATAA
- a CDS encoding GntP family permease: protein MDIQINAIGALCALVISIFLILKKVPPAYGMMIGALAGGLIGGADLIETTDLMIAGAKNMIPAVLRILAAGVLAGVLIQSGSAAVIAETIVNQIGEKRALLALTLATAILTTVGVFVDVAVITVAPIALAIARRTFISKAAILLAMIGGGKAGNIMSPNPNAIAASDAFHVPLTSVMAAGIIPAIFGLGATYLLAKRLSNKGTKVAANEIETQTAQQLPAFWAAVSGPVVSILLLALRPAAGITIDPIIALPAGGLVTAIASGQAGKLRDFAASGLSKMSGVAVMLLGTGTLAGIIANSKLNSLITDTLVGLGLPSFLLAPISGMLMSMATASTTAGTAVASSVFGPTLLDLGVAGLAGAAMIHAGATVLDHLPHGSFFHTTGGSVFMAMKERLKLIPYESVIGLILTIISTLIFGIFQFFI from the coding sequence ATGGATATTCAAATCAATGCAATAGGCGCCTTATGCGCATTAGTCATATCAATCTTTCTCATTCTGAAAAAAGTCCCGCCGGCTTACGGCATGATGATCGGCGCATTGGCCGGAGGCTTAATCGGCGGCGCAGATTTAATAGAGACGACGGATCTCATGATAGCAGGTGCTAAAAACATGATTCCCGCGGTGCTCCGCATCTTGGCGGCAGGCGTGCTCGCCGGCGTTCTGATTCAATCCGGCTCCGCAGCGGTGATTGCGGAAACCATTGTCAATCAGATCGGAGAAAAAAGGGCGCTTCTTGCCTTAACATTGGCAACAGCCATCTTAACAACGGTCGGCGTATTCGTTGATGTCGCCGTCATCACAGTCGCTCCGATCGCTCTGGCGATCGCGAGGCGGACCTTTATCAGCAAAGCGGCCATTCTGTTGGCGATGATCGGCGGGGGAAAAGCGGGCAATATCATGTCGCCAAACCCTAATGCCATTGCCGCTTCAGATGCCTTTCACGTCCCTTTGACATCCGTGATGGCCGCCGGGATCATCCCCGCTATTTTCGGATTGGGCGCCACTTACTTGCTGGCAAAACGCCTTTCAAATAAAGGAACAAAAGTAGCTGCAAATGAGATTGAGACCCAAACGGCACAACAACTGCCGGCATTTTGGGCGGCGGTCAGCGGCCCTGTGGTCTCTATCCTGTTGCTCGCCTTAAGGCCTGCGGCAGGAATTACGATTGATCCGATTATCGCTCTGCCGGCTGGAGGCCTCGTCACTGCGATCGCATCGGGGCAAGCAGGCAAACTGAGGGATTTTGCCGCTTCAGGACTGTCAAAGATGTCAGGCGTTGCCGTGATGCTGCTCGGAACTGGAACCCTTGCAGGCATCATCGCCAACTCCAAACTCAATTCTTTAATCACCGACACCCTTGTCGGCTTGGGTCTGCCGTCGTTTCTCTTAGCTCCAATCTCGGGCATGCTGATGTCAATGGCAACCGCCTCGACAACCGCCGGCACCGCTGTCGCCAGCAGTGTATTCGGCCCGACATTGCTTGATCTTGGCGTCGCCGGCCTCGCAGGTGCGGCGATGATTCACGCCGGAGCAACGGTGCTCGACCATCTGCCTCACGGAAGCTTTTTTCATACGACGGGAGGCAGCGTATTCATGGCCATGAAAGAACGATTAAAGCTGATTCCATATGAGTCGGTCATCGGCTTAATCCTAACGATTATCTCGACTTTGATTTTTGGAATTTTTCAATTCTTTATTTAA
- the guaB gene encoding IMP dehydrogenase, with amino-acid sequence MWESKFSKEGLTFDDVLLVPAKSEVLPRDVDLSVELTPSLKLNVPIISAGMDTVTEAQMAIAMARQGGLGIIHKNMSIEQQAEQVDKVKRSERGVITNPFFLTPEHQVFDAEHLMGKYRISGVPIVDNEEDQKLVGIITNRDLRFISDYSMKISDVMTKEELVTAPVGTTLDEAEKILQKYKIEKLPLLDDQGVLKGLITIKDIEKVIEFPNSAKDVHGRLLVGAAVGVTGDTMTRVRKLVEANVDVIVVDTAHGHSQGVLDTVKKIRDTYPELNIIAGNVATAEGTKALIEAGANVVKVGIGPGSICTTRVVAGVGVPQVTAIYDCATEARKHGAAIIADGGIKYSGDIVKALAAGGHAVMLGSLLAGTSESPGETEIYQGRRFKVYRGMGSVAAMEKGSKDRYFQEENKKFVPEGIEGRTPYKGPVADTVYQLVGGLKSGMGYCGTKDLHALREDAQFIRMTGAGLRESHPHDVQITKESPNYTIS; translated from the coding sequence ATGTGGGAAAGCAAATTTTCAAAAGAAGGCTTAACATTTGATGATGTATTGCTCGTTCCGGCTAAATCGGAGGTACTTCCGCGCGACGTCGATTTATCGGTAGAGCTTACACCGTCTCTCAAGCTGAATGTTCCAATTATTAGTGCAGGCATGGATACAGTTACAGAAGCTCAAATGGCCATCGCGATGGCAAGGCAGGGCGGACTGGGTATTATCCACAAAAACATGTCAATTGAACAGCAGGCTGAGCAGGTTGACAAAGTCAAACGTTCAGAGCGCGGCGTCATTACAAATCCGTTTTTCCTGACACCAGAGCACCAAGTTTTTGATGCAGAGCATTTGATGGGCAAATACAGAATTTCCGGTGTTCCGATTGTTGACAATGAAGAGGATCAGAAGCTGGTTGGAATCATTACAAACCGTGATCTGCGATTTATTTCTGATTACTCCATGAAAATCAGCGATGTTATGACAAAAGAAGAGCTTGTTACGGCTCCTGTTGGTACAACCCTGGATGAAGCAGAAAAAATTCTTCAAAAATACAAGATCGAAAAACTCCCTCTTTTAGATGATCAAGGTGTTTTAAAAGGGCTAATTACGATTAAAGACATTGAAAAAGTAATCGAATTCCCGAATTCAGCGAAAGATGTTCACGGCCGCCTATTGGTTGGAGCAGCGGTTGGTGTAACAGGCGACACAATGACACGCGTCAGAAAGCTTGTGGAAGCCAATGTCGATGTGATCGTCGTTGATACCGCGCACGGCCATTCACAAGGAGTATTGGATACCGTTAAGAAAATCCGCGACACTTATCCTGAATTAAATATCATTGCCGGTAACGTCGCAACTGCCGAAGGAACAAAAGCGCTTATCGAAGCTGGAGCAAATGTAGTTAAAGTCGGTATCGGACCGGGGTCAATTTGTACAACCCGCGTAGTAGCCGGTGTCGGTGTTCCGCAAGTGACAGCGATTTACGATTGTGCGACTGAAGCAAGAAAACACGGCGCTGCGATTATTGCAGACGGCGGCATCAAGTATTCCGGAGATATTGTCAAAGCCTTGGCTGCCGGCGGTCATGCCGTCATGCTAGGAAGCCTTCTTGCCGGAACATCTGAAAGCCCGGGCGAGACTGAAATCTATCAAGGCAGACGCTTTAAAGTTTATCGCGGCATGGGTTCTGTAGCTGCGATGGAAAAAGGAAGCAAAGACCGCTACTTCCAAGAGGAAAACAAAAAATTCGTTCCTGAAGGCATTGAAGGCCGTACGCCTTATAAAGGCCCTGTTGCTGATACCGTTTATCAGCTTGTCGGCGGCTTGAAATCCGGCATGGGCTACTGCGGAACGAAAGATTTGCACGCATTGAGGGAAGATGCGCAGTTCATCCGCATGACAGGAGCAGGCCTGCGGGAAAGCCATCCTCACGATGTGCAAATTACCAAAGAATCGCCTAACTATACCATTTCCTAA
- a CDS encoding SMI1/KNR4 family protein has translation MWKHFISRLPQDYTLNRPIETGKLQKAEELLGVSFPDELVSLLKMTNGINDTFGDHLIWPADRIIEENLDMRCTDCFKPFDCLLFIAGAGNGDLFAYSILNGSIRKNDIYVWNHIDDSRIWVAPSLKSFIKGWIDGTITI, from the coding sequence TTGTGGAAACATTTTATAAGCCGTTTGCCTCAAGATTACACGCTGAACAGACCTATTGAAACAGGAAAGCTTCAGAAAGCAGAAGAACTCCTCGGCGTCTCTTTTCCTGATGAACTGGTCAGCCTTTTAAAAATGACAAACGGCATTAATGATACTTTCGGGGATCATCTCATTTGGCCTGCGGACAGAATAATAGAAGAGAATCTAGACATGAGATGTACCGACTGTTTTAAGCCGTTTGATTGTTTGCTCTTTATAGCAGGTGCGGGCAATGGCGATTTATTTGCTTATTCTATTTTAAACGGCTCCATACGGAAAAATGATATTTATGTTTGGAATCATATAGACGACAGCCGAATATGGGTCGCACCTTCTTTAAAATCATTCATAAAAGGCTGGATCGACGGAACAATCACCATTTAA
- a CDS encoding D-alanyl-D-alanine carboxypeptidase family protein encodes MLIVAFAVTVGAFSPMSTAKAANDPINVDAKAAILVEASSGKILYSKNADQRLPVASMAKMMTEYLLLEAIHEGKVKWDQKYTPDDYVYEISQDRSLSNVPLRKDGSYTVKELYQATAIYSANAAAIALSEIVAGSESKFVELMNKKAKELGMKDFKFVNATGLENKDLHGKHPSGTNANEENEVSARDMALLADHLVSDYPEILDTASIAKTKFRKGTDDEMDMPNWNFMLKGLVQQYEGVDGLKTGSTDSAGSCFTATAERNGMRVISVVLNAKGDLHTARFKETKKMLDYAFENFTMKEFYAKGAQVKGNETVTVDKGKETEVGIVTEKAFSMPVKNGEEKNYKAKVTLNKDELTAPVKKGEKVGTLTASYKGEEKDYGFLGSDVSGVNLVTKEDDEKANWFILTMRSIGGFFAGIWNSIVEMVTGWF; translated from the coding sequence ATGTTAATCGTTGCTTTTGCCGTGACTGTAGGTGCATTTTCTCCTATGTCAACTGCAAAAGCTGCAAATGATCCAATCAATGTAGACGCGAAAGCAGCAATCCTGGTGGAAGCTTCATCGGGGAAAATTTTGTACAGTAAAAATGCCGACCAGCGTCTTCCTGTTGCCAGCATGGCAAAAATGATGACGGAGTATCTTCTGTTGGAAGCGATTCACGAAGGCAAAGTGAAATGGGATCAGAAGTACACGCCTGACGATTATGTATACGAGATTTCCCAAGATCGTTCACTATCCAATGTTCCTCTTCGTAAAGACGGATCATACACTGTAAAAGAGCTTTATCAGGCGACTGCAATTTACTCTGCAAACGCGGCGGCTATTGCACTTTCTGAAATTGTTGCCGGTTCTGAATCGAAGTTTGTAGAGTTAATGAACAAAAAAGCCAAAGAGCTTGGAATGAAAGATTTCAAATTTGTGAATGCCACAGGTTTGGAAAACAAGGATCTTCACGGCAAACATCCGAGCGGAACAAATGCCAATGAAGAAAATGAAGTGTCTGCGAGAGACATGGCGCTCCTTGCCGATCATTTAGTGAGCGATTATCCAGAGATCCTCGATACGGCGAGCATTGCCAAAACGAAGTTCAGAAAAGGCACAGACGATGAAATGGATATGCCGAACTGGAACTTTATGCTGAAAGGCCTTGTTCAGCAATATGAAGGTGTGGACGGGCTGAAAACCGGGTCAACCGACTCAGCCGGATCATGCTTTACGGCTACTGCTGAAAGAAACGGCATGAGAGTGATTTCCGTCGTTCTGAATGCGAAAGGCGACCTTCATACGGCGCGATTTAAAGAAACGAAAAAAATGCTCGATTATGCATTTGAAAACTTCACTATGAAAGAGTTTTACGCAAAAGGCGCACAAGTGAAAGGCAACGAAACAGTCACAGTCGACAAAGGGAAAGAAACTGAAGTCGGCATCGTCACAGAAAAAGCCTTTTCAATGCCTGTGAAGAACGGTGAAGAAAAGAATTACAAAGCGAAAGTGACGCTGAACAAAGACGAGCTGACCGCACCTGTTAAAAAAGGTGAGAAAGTCGGTACCTTGACGGCCTCCTATAAGGGAGAAGAAAAGGACTACGGATTTCTCGGCAGCGATGTATCAGGTGTAAACCTGGTGACAAAAGAAGATGATGAGAAAGCAAACTGGTTTATTTTAACGATGAGAAGCATCGGCGGCTTTTTTGCCGGTATATGGAACAGCATTGTTGAAATGGTAACCGGCTGGTTTTAA
- a CDS encoding CdaR family transcriptional regulator, which translates to MNYLSKELAEEIVERTMSIIRHNINMMDENGVIIASGDRSRIGDEHAGAKDALAAEKVISITPEECSALTGTKPGVNLPIVFHDEIIGVIGITGPPSEVSRYGELVKMAAELTVEQAFLTKQLTWDQRLREETVIQMIQGTDLASLDFFERAERLNIPLDGQRTCLVFELPSADMKPAFIKKLEKHLTAKDLYANISLKEVAVILAGAPTKSRSDLFSAWNGWLSQWKTVRGALGEQADQLQQLPFSYQSAKQTLKIAENNCSLYDYREFAIPVLLSKIEHPDQEIHFQNIWDRLSQADQKGELTHTLLCYIEENGEIGETSSRLFIHRNTLNYRLRKIELATGCNPKRFDDLFKLYTAITLFSPFCANEQF; encoded by the coding sequence ATGAATTACCTATCAAAAGAATTGGCGGAGGAAATTGTCGAAAGAACCATGTCGATTATTCGGCACAACATTAATATGATGGATGAAAACGGGGTTATCATCGCTTCAGGAGACCGTTCGAGAATCGGTGATGAACACGCAGGAGCGAAGGACGCACTTGCAGCTGAAAAGGTTATCAGCATCACGCCCGAAGAATGCTCGGCTTTAACGGGAACGAAGCCCGGCGTAAACCTTCCCATCGTATTTCATGATGAAATAATCGGCGTCATTGGAATCACGGGGCCGCCTTCTGAAGTCAGCCGTTACGGAGAACTTGTCAAAATGGCAGCGGAGCTAACAGTCGAACAGGCATTTTTAACAAAACAGCTGACATGGGATCAAAGGCTCCGCGAAGAAACGGTCATCCAAATGATTCAGGGGACTGATCTAGCATCCCTTGACTTCTTTGAACGTGCAGAGCGATTAAACATACCGCTTGACGGCCAGCGTACTTGTCTTGTGTTTGAGCTCCCATCGGCTGATATGAAGCCGGCGTTTATTAAAAAACTTGAAAAGCATTTAACCGCGAAAGATTTGTACGCCAATATTTCTTTAAAAGAGGTCGCAGTTATTCTGGCAGGCGCCCCCACTAAAAGCAGGTCTGATCTCTTTTCAGCTTGGAACGGCTGGCTCAGCCAATGGAAAACAGTCAGAGGCGCGCTTGGCGAGCAGGCTGACCAGCTTCAGCAGCTGCCATTTTCCTATCAAAGTGCAAAACAAACGCTCAAGATTGCTGAAAACAATTGTAGTTTATACGATTATCGAGAGTTTGCGATTCCTGTTTTATTATCAAAAATAGAGCATCCGGATCAGGAGATTCACTTTCAAAACATCTGGGATCGCCTTTCCCAAGCAGATCAAAAAGGCGAATTAACTCATACCCTCCTCTGCTACATAGAAGAAAACGGCGAAATCGGGGAAACTTCATCAAGACTCTTTATTCACCGCAACACCTTAAACTACCGGCTCAGAAAGATTGAATTGGCAACGGGGTGTAATCCAAAACGGTTTGACGACCTATTCAAACTGTATACAGCCATTACTCTTTTTTCACCCTTTTGTGCAAATGAACAATTTTAA
- the pdxT gene encoding pyridoxal 5'-phosphate synthase glutaminase subunit PdxT: protein MLTIGVLGLQGAVREHIRSIEACGAAGKVIKWPEELKEIDGLILPGGESTTMRRLIDTYQFMKPLQEFAASGKPVFGTCAGLIILAKNIAGTNDAHLGVLDVTVERNSFGRQVDSFEADLTVKGLEGPFTGVFIRAPHILEAGADVEVLSEHNGRIVAAKQGNLLGCSFHPELTDDHRMTKLFVEMVEKHKREAVV, encoded by the coding sequence ATGCTGACAATTGGTGTACTTGGACTTCAGGGAGCAGTAAGAGAACACATTCGCTCAATTGAAGCATGCGGAGCGGCCGGAAAAGTCATCAAGTGGCCGGAAGAGTTAAAGGAAATCGACGGTTTGATTTTGCCAGGAGGCGAAAGCACGACGATGAGGCGCCTCATCGATACGTATCAGTTTATGAAGCCTCTTCAGGAATTTGCCGCATCCGGAAAGCCGGTATTTGGAACTTGTGCTGGGCTGATTATCCTGGCGAAGAACATTGCCGGAACTAACGATGCCCATCTCGGGGTTCTGGATGTAACGGTAGAGCGGAATTCCTTTGGAAGACAGGTGGACAGCTTTGAAGCAGACTTAACCGTTAAAGGACTTGAGGGACCGTTTACAGGCGTATTTATCCGCGCTCCGCACATTTTGGAAGCGGGCGCAGATGTAGAAGTGCTTTCGGAACACAACGGAAGAATCGTCGCTGCCAAACAAGGAAATCTTCTCGGCTGTTCTTTCCACCCTGAGCTGACGGATGATCACAGAATGACGAAATTATTTGTCGAGATGGTGGAAAAGCATAAACGGGAAGCCGTCGTATAA